From a region of the uncultured Draconibacterium sp. genome:
- the uxuA gene encoding mannonate dehydratase has protein sequence MALEKTWRWFGEKDLVTLDDLQQMGVEGVVTALHHIPNGEVWPVDEILKVKAAIEKRGMRWSVVESLPVSEGIKICSNERERLIANYQQSVRNLGECGIDTICYNFMPVLDWARTDLHFKLKNGGESMYFDFPTFVAFDVFILKRPGAEADYPADIVENAKAVFEKMTEKEAEELAYNIIVVTQGFIDGVIDGSVSDPKGLFLEFIDRYKSIGKEQLRKNLKAFLDDVIPVAEEAGVKLAIHPDDPPFPVLGLPRIIGQLDDYEWLFNANTSPNNGVTFCAGSLSARKENDLLEVIEKTHDRIHFVHLRNTLLHEDGSFYESGHLTGSQNMMKIMFALIKEQKRRIQAGRSDVKMPVRPDHGIRIMDDYKYDYNPGYPLIGRLKGLAELDGLMHGIEFMLEDEV, from the coding sequence ATGGCTTTAGAAAAAACGTGGCGTTGGTTTGGAGAGAAAGATTTGGTAACTCTCGATGATTTGCAGCAAATGGGGGTAGAAGGAGTAGTTACAGCTCTACATCACATTCCAAATGGAGAAGTTTGGCCGGTTGACGAGATTTTGAAGGTAAAAGCAGCCATTGAAAAAAGAGGCATGCGTTGGAGTGTTGTGGAAAGCCTTCCGGTTTCAGAGGGGATAAAAATCTGTTCGAACGAACGCGAACGTTTAATTGCCAATTACCAACAATCGGTGCGAAACCTTGGCGAATGTGGCATCGACACCATTTGCTACAATTTTATGCCTGTTTTAGACTGGGCACGAACCGATCTGCATTTCAAGCTAAAAAATGGAGGTGAATCGATGTATTTTGATTTTCCCACTTTTGTGGCTTTCGATGTTTTTATTCTGAAACGCCCGGGAGCAGAAGCCGATTATCCAGCCGACATTGTTGAAAATGCTAAAGCCGTTTTTGAGAAAATGACAGAAAAGGAAGCAGAAGAGTTGGCTTACAATATAATTGTGGTTACACAGGGGTTTATCGACGGAGTTATTGATGGTTCGGTTTCCGACCCTAAAGGCCTTTTTCTGGAGTTTATTGATCGTTACAAGAGCATTGGGAAAGAACAGTTACGGAAGAATTTAAAAGCTTTTCTCGACGATGTAATTCCGGTGGCTGAAGAAGCAGGAGTAAAACTGGCCATCCATCCTGATGATCCACCGTTTCCGGTATTGGGACTACCTCGTATTATTGGTCAGCTAGATGACTACGAGTGGCTTTTTAATGCAAACACTTCTCCAAACAACGGCGTAACTTTTTGCGCTGGATCGCTCTCTGCACGAAAAGAAAACGACTTGTTGGAGGTGATCGAAAAAACCCATGACCGTATTCATTTTGTTCATTTACGAAATACCCTGCTGCATGAGGATGGTAGTTTTTACGAATCGGGGCATTTAACCGGTTCGCAGAATATGATGAAAATAATGTTCGCCCTGATAAAAGAGCAGAAGCGCAGAATACAAGCAGGCAGAAGCGATGTTAAAATGCCTGTACGACCCGATCATGGCATACGGATTATGGACGATTACAAATACGATTACAATCCCGGATATCCGCTAATCGGACGTTTAAAAGGACTTGCCGAGCTGGATGGGCTTATGCATGGAATTGAATTTATGCTGGAGGATGAAGTCTAA
- a CDS encoding SDR family oxidoreductase, protein MFSLKDKVAIVTGGGGVLGGSIARSLIEAGVKVAVLDIREDNVNNRVEELKQLGGEAIGFVSSVLEMSDLKQTRDAILEKWGQIDILINAAGGNLPGATLTEEQTVFDMKIEDFERVNDLNMNGTVYPSLVFGEAMANRGEGSIITISSMATYSAITRVLGYSTAKTAINIFTQWMAMEMATKFSEKIRVNAIAPGFFIGDQNRNVLINPDGSYTERSKKVIARTPMGRFGDIKELNGAVQFLCSDAASFITGVILPVDGGFSSFSGV, encoded by the coding sequence ATGTTTAGTTTAAAAGATAAGGTTGCCATAGTAACAGGTGGTGGTGGAGTTTTAGGAGGAAGTATCGCCCGCAGTTTAATTGAGGCTGGCGTTAAAGTGGCCGTGCTTGATATTCGCGAAGATAATGTAAATAACCGGGTTGAAGAACTGAAACAACTTGGAGGCGAGGCCATAGGTTTTGTTTCGAGTGTTTTGGAGATGAGTGATTTGAAACAAACCCGCGATGCAATTCTTGAGAAATGGGGGCAGATTGACATCCTAATAAATGCTGCCGGAGGAAATCTCCCGGGGGCTACCTTAACCGAGGAGCAGACTGTTTTTGATATGAAAATCGAAGACTTCGAACGGGTGAACGATTTGAATATGAATGGAACAGTTTATCCAAGTCTGGTGTTTGGCGAAGCCATGGCAAACAGGGGAGAGGGAAGTATCATTACCATTTCATCGATGGCTACTTATTCGGCCATTACAAGGGTTTTAGGCTACTCAACAGCCAAAACGGCTATTAACATTTTTACGCAGTGGATGGCCATGGAAATGGCGACCAAATTCAGCGAAAAGATCAGAGTGAATGCAATTGCTCCGGGCTTTTTTATTGGCGACCAGAACCGGAATGTTTTGATCAATCCAGATGGGTCGTACACCGAGCGTAGTAAAAAAGTTATTGCCCGCACACCAATGGGGCGCTTTGGCGATATAAAAGAACTAAACGGAGCGGTGCAGTTTTTATGCTCCGATGCGGCATCATTCATAACAGGTGTAATTCTTCCTGTTGATGGTGGTTTTAGCTCGTTTAGCGGTGTGTAA
- a CDS encoding glycoside hydrolase family 43 protein, with product MKKARYLVDNLYTADPAAHVFNGKIYIYPSHDVESGIPENDNGDHFDMRDYHVFSMEDIDGEVTDHGNVLDVKDIPWAGRQLWDSDCAFKDGKYYLYFPLKDQTDIFRIGVAISDKPEGPFVPQEAPMKGSYSIDPCVFEDEDGSYYMYFGGLWGGQLQRYRDNKAIECGQEPADDEQALPARVAKLSDDMLEFGEEPKALVILDENGEPIKASDHDRRFFEASWMHKYNGKYYFSYSTGNTHKLCYAIGDNPYGPFTYQGVILTPVVGWTTHHSIVEFKGKWYLFHHDCVPSNGKTWLRSLKVVEMEYDAEGKIITIEGTAE from the coding sequence ATGAAGAAAGCACGATACCTTGTTGACAACCTTTATACTGCCGATCCGGCAGCACACGTTTTTAACGGAAAAATATACATTTATCCTTCGCATGATGTGGAGTCGGGAATTCCTGAAAATGACAATGGCGATCATTTTGATATGCGCGATTACCATGTTTTCTCGATGGAAGATATTGATGGTGAGGTAACCGACCATGGAAATGTGTTGGATGTAAAAGATATACCTTGGGCAGGCCGTCAGTTGTGGGATAGCGACTGTGCCTTTAAAGACGGGAAGTATTACCTGTACTTTCCTTTGAAAGACCAAACCGATATTTTTCGCATTGGTGTAGCTATCAGCGATAAACCTGAGGGACCGTTTGTTCCACAAGAGGCACCTATGAAAGGAAGTTACTCCATTGATCCTTGCGTTTTTGAGGATGAAGATGGTAGCTACTACATGTATTTTGGTGGTTTGTGGGGTGGCCAGTTGCAGCGTTACCGCGACAACAAAGCCATTGAATGCGGGCAGGAACCTGCCGACGATGAGCAGGCATTGCCGGCAAGAGTTGCCAAACTAAGCGACGATATGCTGGAGTTTGGCGAAGAACCAAAAGCATTGGTCATTCTGGATGAAAACGGCGAGCCGATAAAAGCCAGTGATCACGACCGACGTTTCTTCGAAGCCTCATGGATGCACAAATACAACGGCAAATATTACTTCTCGTATTCAACCGGGAACACGCACAAACTGTGTTATGCTATTGGCGACAATCCTTATGGCCCGTTTACTTATCAGGGTGTAATTTTAACGCCGGTTGTGGGCTGGACAACACACCATTCAATTGTTGAATTTAAAGGCAAATGGTACTTGTTCCATCACGATTGTGTACCTTCAAATGGCAAAACCTGGCTGCGCAGTCTGAAAGTTGTGGAGATGGAGTATGATGCCGAAGGAAAAATTATTACAATTGAAGGTACTGCAGAATAA
- a CDS encoding endo-1,4-beta-xylanase, with amino-acid sequence MKKINGFVLMVLLAGILGACNSGTTTQSKKTPTLKDAFAGKFHIGTALNEWQITGRDTAGAEVIKDQFQAIVAENCMKSGPIHPREDEYNFELPDQFVEFGVANDKFITGHCLIWHSQAPRWFFTDNEGNDVSREVMIQRMKDHIYTVVGRYKGKIKGWDVVNEAIMEDGSMRNSKFLQIVGDDFIKLAFQFAHEADPDAELYYNDYNEWFPGKRDAIVEMVRDLKADGIRIDGIGMQGHVGMDSPSLEDYEAAIEAYANEGMKVMVTELDMSILPNRNRDVGADIATSFEYQQSLNPYTEGVPVEKMNEWDERMLDFFRLFLKHSDAVTRVTMWGVSDATSWKNNFPIRGRTDYPLLFDRNNEPKSIVAKLIEEANNAEK; translated from the coding sequence ATGAAAAAAATTAATGGATTTGTTTTGATGGTGCTGCTAGCTGGCATTTTGGGGGCGTGTAACAGTGGCACAACGACACAGTCGAAGAAAACACCAACTTTAAAAGATGCTTTTGCCGGTAAATTTCATATTGGTACAGCTTTAAATGAATGGCAAATTACCGGAAGGGATACTGCCGGAGCTGAGGTGATTAAAGATCAGTTTCAAGCAATTGTTGCCGAAAACTGCATGAAAAGCGGACCGATACATCCAAGAGAAGACGAATACAATTTCGAACTTCCCGATCAGTTTGTAGAATTTGGCGTAGCAAACGATAAATTTATAACCGGCCATTGTTTAATCTGGCACTCGCAGGCTCCTCGCTGGTTTTTTACCGATAATGAAGGAAATGATGTTTCGCGTGAAGTTATGATTCAGCGCATGAAAGATCACATTTACACGGTAGTAGGCCGTTACAAAGGTAAAATTAAAGGTTGGGACGTTGTAAACGAAGCCATTATGGAAGATGGCAGCATGCGCAACAGTAAGTTCCTCCAAATTGTTGGTGACGACTTTATTAAGCTGGCTTTCCAGTTTGCACATGAAGCCGATCCTGATGCCGAGTTGTACTACAACGATTATAACGAATGGTTCCCCGGTAAACGCGATGCAATCGTTGAGATGGTACGTGACTTAAAAGCGGACGGAATACGTATTGATGGCATTGGTATGCAGGGACACGTCGGTATGGATAGCCCTTCACTGGAGGATTATGAAGCAGCAATCGAAGCCTATGCTAACGAAGGAATGAAAGTAATGGTTACTGAACTGGATATGTCGATTTTGCCGAACCGAAACAGGGACGTTGGTGCCGATATTGCTACCAGTTTTGAATATCAGCAAAGCCTGAATCCATACACTGAAGGTGTTCCGGTAGAAAAAATGAACGAGTGGGACGAACGTATGCTCGACTTTTTTCGCCTGTTTTTGAAGCATTCTGATGCAGTTACTCGCGTAACCATGTGGGGTGTTTCTGATGCTACCTCGTGGAAAAATAATTTCCCAATTCGCGGACGTACTGATTATCCTTTGTTATTCGACAGAAACAATGAGCCAAAAAGTATTGTGGCAAAGTTAATTGAAGAAGCAAACAATGCTGAAAAATAA
- a CDS encoding glycoside-pentoside-hexuronide (GPH):cation symporter yields MKTTSQKVSVLEKIGYSLGDLAANLVFQTLVTFLAFFYTDIYGLQNDHASVIMLVVGLVAAFGFNPIIGALADRTRSRWGKFRPWILFTAIPLGVIALLAFTTPDFSYKGKLIYAAGTYTLLLLAYAASNLPYSALSGVLTGDMSERNSLSSYRFAAVMFAQFFVQVFMLPIILHVGNGDKAAGIESVMTWMAIIGTVLLLITFLTTKERVIPSPEQESSIKDDLSDLFKNRPWIIMLTLTILVFVTLAMKGGSYVYYFNNYVDEVALQSFIQPILDSLSAIGLNFFESDVASAGFGLFNAGGIICSMIGIAVSSKLANKFGKRDVFGATLFIATLFIVSFIFYNPEDVRLMFLAQALHMFFYGVTTPILWAMIADVADYSEWVNNRRATAIIFSAMMVGLKAGLAIGGAIVTWILGLYGYLSKDAVAAGQELIQPESVAQGAKMLVSVYPSIPFLIGVALLFFYEINKSKEVQIQKDLIERRK; encoded by the coding sequence ATGAAAACTACTTCACAGAAAGTTTCTGTACTGGAAAAAATTGGATACAGCCTCGGCGACCTGGCTGCCAACCTCGTGTTTCAAACCCTGGTTACTTTCCTTGCGTTTTTCTATACCGACATTTATGGACTGCAGAATGATCATGCCTCAGTAATTATGCTTGTGGTAGGATTGGTTGCTGCTTTTGGCTTTAACCCAATTATTGGCGCTTTAGCCGACCGAACACGTTCACGATGGGGGAAATTCCGCCCCTGGATTTTGTTTACAGCCATTCCCTTGGGAGTTATAGCCTTGTTGGCTTTTACAACACCCGATTTTTCATACAAAGGAAAACTTATATACGCTGCCGGAACTTACACCTTATTACTGCTGGCTTATGCTGCCAGTAACCTGCCATATTCGGCATTAAGTGGCGTGCTTACCGGCGACATGTCGGAGCGAAACAGTTTGTCGTCGTACCGATTTGCGGCCGTAATGTTTGCCCAGTTTTTTGTACAGGTATTTATGTTGCCTATTATTTTGCATGTAGGAAATGGCGATAAAGCCGCCGGAATTGAATCGGTAATGACCTGGATGGCCATCATCGGTACCGTACTATTGCTGATCACTTTTCTTACCACAAAAGAACGTGTAATTCCTAGTCCTGAGCAGGAATCGAGCATAAAAGACGATTTGAGCGATTTGTTTAAAAACCGTCCCTGGATCATCATGTTAACCCTTACTATTCTTGTTTTTGTAACGCTGGCTATGAAAGGTGGATCGTACGTTTATTATTTCAATAATTACGTTGATGAGGTGGCGCTGCAAAGTTTTATTCAGCCAATTTTAGATTCACTGTCGGCCATAGGATTGAACTTTTTTGAATCGGATGTTGCATCGGCAGGGTTTGGTTTGTTTAACGCCGGAGGAATTATTTGCTCCATGATAGGAATTGCCGTTTCCAGTAAGCTAGCCAACAAATTCGGAAAACGCGATGTATTCGGAGCAACTTTATTTATTGCCACTCTGTTTATAGTATCCTTCATCTTTTACAATCCCGAAGATGTTCGTTTGATGTTCCTGGCACAGGCACTGCACATGTTTTTCTATGGTGTTACAACACCAATTCTTTGGGCAATGATTGCCGATGTTGCCGACTACTCGGAGTGGGTTAATAATCGTCGTGCTACGGCTATTATCTTTTCTGCAATGATGGTGGGCTTAAAAGCCGGATTGGCCATTGGAGGTGCAATTGTTACCTGGATTCTTGGTTTATACGGTTACCTGTCGAAAGATGCGGTGGCGGCTGGTCAGGAACTGATTCAGCCCGAAAGTGTGGCACAGGGAGCAAAAATGCTTGTAAGTGTTTACCCGTCGATCCCGTTTTTGATCGGAGTTGCTTTACTGTTTTTCTACGAAATCAATAAAAGTAAAGAAGTACAGATACAAAAAGACTTAATAGAAAGAAGAAAATAA
- a CDS encoding sialate O-acetylesterase, whose protein sequence is MNRNRIQYSLLVLLLLFVFCGELNAAVKLPRLVSNGMVLQRNEPVTIWGWADAEEKIKIEFLGEVYKVKADRNGNWQLELNAMAAGGPYSMTINDVELNDILVGDVWLASGQSNMELQLRRVMDLYADEILKINTDQIRLFRSSTRENAEQEKADYPDGKWLSSTPENIMEFSAIAWFFADKIHQSKDVPVGIISTAIGGSPAEAWLSKDKVTPFLDEWLEQGKKIDSMRAAYVEKNGEIKRYNWGAEVNKNDPGAGKWSKNDVDVSGWPQISLPGYWTDKGVNFWNGSIWFYKEFELDESLAGEEAILRLGRIIDSDSAFVNGTFVGNITYQYPPRIYTIPEGVLKAGTNKVMVRVFNQGGRGGFVEQKPYEVRVGNKVIDITGDWHYHIGAELNPPRTNFGGLGFRPGGLYNSLINPMKKYTVKGVIWYQGETNAGRGFQYRQLFKDLIVDWRDQMENSALPFLFVQLANLGVPNKQPVENGWAETRDAQRRALELPNTGMAVAYDIGEWNDIHPLNKKEVARRLFLEAERVAYGNDEIVSAGPLYESMKAEDGSILLTFSSVGSGLYANNKLEGFQIAGEDGKFVWANAVVMSKNTVKVWSRSVKEPVAVRYAWDGNPAGSNLKNKENLPASPFTTED, encoded by the coding sequence ATGAACAGAAATAGAATACAGTACAGTCTTTTAGTATTATTACTTCTTTTCGTGTTTTGCGGAGAACTAAACGCTGCTGTAAAATTACCACGTTTGGTAAGTAATGGAATGGTGCTTCAGCGTAACGAGCCGGTTACGATTTGGGGTTGGGCTGATGCCGAAGAAAAGATTAAAATTGAATTTTTAGGAGAAGTATATAAAGTCAAGGCAGACAGGAACGGAAACTGGCAGCTTGAGCTAAACGCAATGGCTGCCGGTGGTCCGTATTCCATGACGATAAACGACGTGGAGCTAAACGATATTTTAGTTGGAGATGTTTGGCTGGCTTCGGGGCAGTCGAATATGGAGTTGCAATTGCGCCGGGTAATGGATTTATATGCTGATGAGATTTTGAAAATAAATACCGACCAGATTCGCCTTTTTCGTTCTTCAACACGCGAAAATGCTGAGCAAGAAAAAGCCGACTATCCCGATGGAAAGTGGTTATCATCAACGCCTGAAAATATTATGGAATTTTCGGCCATTGCCTGGTTTTTTGCCGATAAGATTCATCAATCTAAAGATGTTCCGGTTGGCATAATTAGTACCGCAATCGGTGGTTCACCTGCTGAAGCCTGGTTGAGTAAAGATAAAGTAACACCATTTCTCGATGAATGGTTAGAGCAAGGTAAAAAGATTGATTCGATGCGCGCAGCCTACGTTGAAAAGAATGGAGAAATAAAACGATACAACTGGGGAGCAGAAGTTAACAAAAACGATCCGGGCGCAGGAAAATGGTCGAAAAATGATGTTGATGTTTCCGGCTGGCCGCAAATTTCTCTGCCGGGTTACTGGACGGATAAAGGTGTTAACTTTTGGAACGGATCAATATGGTTTTACAAAGAATTTGAATTGGATGAATCGTTGGCCGGAGAAGAAGCCATTTTACGCTTGGGACGTATTATCGACAGCGACTCAGCTTTTGTAAACGGAACTTTTGTGGGCAATATTACTTACCAATATCCACCACGAATTTATACTATTCCTGAAGGCGTTTTAAAAGCCGGTACAAACAAGGTGATGGTACGCGTATTTAACCAGGGCGGACGAGGTGGTTTTGTGGAACAAAAACCTTACGAAGTGCGTGTTGGTAACAAAGTGATCGATATTACCGGCGACTGGCACTACCATATTGGAGCTGAGTTAAACCCTCCAAGAACAAATTTTGGTGGTCTTGGATTTCGTCCGGGAGGTTTGTACAACTCATTGATTAATCCGATGAAAAAGTACACGGTTAAAGGAGTGATTTGGTATCAGGGAGAAACCAACGCCGGACGTGGCTTTCAATATCGTCAGTTATTTAAAGACCTGATCGTGGATTGGAGAGATCAGATGGAAAATTCTGCTTTGCCTTTCCTGTTTGTACAGTTGGCGAATCTTGGCGTTCCGAATAAACAACCTGTAGAAAATGGCTGGGCCGAAACACGCGATGCACAACGCCGTGCACTGGAACTTCCAAACACCGGGATGGCAGTAGCTTATGATATTGGCGAATGGAACGACATTCATCCGCTCAACAAAAAGGAAGTGGCTCGTCGTTTGTTTTTGGAAGCCGAAAGAGTGGCATACGGAAATGATGAGATTGTTAGTGCAGGTCCGCTTTACGAATCGATGAAAGCAGAAGATGGAAGTATTTTGCTCACCTTCTCATCGGTAGGTTCGGGATTATATGCAAACAATAAACTCGAAGGATTTCAGATAGCAGGAGAGGATGGCAAGTTTGTATGGGCAAATGCTGTGGTGATGAGCAAAAACACAGTTAAAGTTTGGAGCAGAAGTGTAAAAGAACCGGTGGCCGTTCGTTATGCCTGGGATGGAAACCCGGCCGGATCGAACTTAAAGAATAAAGAAAATCTGCCTGCATCACCTTTTACAACCGAAGACTAA
- a CDS encoding glycosyl hydrolase 115 family protein, which yields MNKKLFELFKGATVCLVFVQFALFAPLCTTAQDRMDYIAFSEEGGSFGLIENGLPATVILGNNDFPGIKTVAEWFVNDINRITGHTPAISSADSSLPEEIILVGTLGKNELIDQLIRSGKIEVADIDGQWECSFTQVVENPFPGVKKALVLAGSDKRGTIYAMLNLSREMGVSPWYWWADVPVEKKDQLYVKAGRWVTESPKVKYRGIFLNDEEPALGNWAREKFGGINHKFYAHVFELILRLRGNFMWPAMWGKAFYDDDPANGPLADKLGIVMSTSHHEPLGRAQAEWHKYGSGPWDYTKNKDVLSDFWQKGMERNKDWETIVTVGMRGDGDEAMSEGTNIALLENIVKDQRKIISDVTGKKPEETPQVWALYKEVQDYYDNGMRVPDDVTLLLCDDNWGDVRKLPDVNAPKHEGGFGMYYHFDYVGGPRNYKWINVTQIQRVWEQMNLTYSHGVDRIWVVNVGDLKPMEYPISFFLDMAWDPTQFNPNNLKDYIKNWSAEQFGENYADEAARILNQYTKFNHRVTPELLNARTYSLENYNEFEHVRNEYRDLAFDALRLYNLIPNAYKDAFDQLVLFPTNATANLYEMYYAVAKNKQLIANNDIEANYWADVVETCFKRDSALTVHYNQQIAGGKWNHMMDQIRIGYTYWQEPRQAKMPAVERVEIPEVLNEKMAFIEADGYVSIEAENYQTAKGTESISWEVIPDLGKTASAVTTFPQNAYPADDEEVYLEYAVDFTSTGDFEVQVLVSPTLNFNANKGLRYAVSFDGGPEQVVNINGKYRGELGPWQANRIIKKITNHKINKEGIHHLRIRVLEPGIVFQKIMINTGGLKPSYLGAPESKQVKL from the coding sequence ATGAATAAAAAATTATTTGAGCTTTTTAAAGGTGCAACCGTTTGTTTAGTCTTTGTTCAGTTTGCACTTTTTGCACCCCTGTGTACAACAGCTCAGGACCGAATGGATTATATCGCGTTTTCAGAAGAAGGGGGATCTTTTGGGCTAATCGAAAATGGTCTGCCGGCTACAGTAATACTTGGTAATAATGACTTCCCGGGAATAAAAACTGTAGCAGAGTGGTTTGTAAACGATATAAACAGGATAACCGGTCATACTCCCGCAATTTCATCTGCAGATTCTTCCTTGCCTGAAGAAATTATTTTGGTAGGTACTTTGGGTAAAAACGAATTAATCGATCAATTAATTCGTTCCGGTAAAATTGAAGTAGCTGATATTGATGGCCAGTGGGAATGTAGTTTTACCCAAGTGGTTGAAAATCCGTTTCCGGGTGTAAAAAAAGCTTTGGTTTTAGCAGGAAGCGATAAACGTGGAACAATTTATGCCATGCTCAACCTGTCGCGCGAAATGGGTGTTTCTCCCTGGTATTGGTGGGCAGATGTTCCGGTTGAAAAGAAAGATCAATTGTACGTTAAAGCGGGGCGTTGGGTAACCGAATCTCCAAAAGTAAAGTATCGTGGAATTTTCTTAAACGATGAAGAACCGGCTCTTGGAAACTGGGCACGCGAAAAATTTGGCGGAATCAACCACAAATTTTATGCTCATGTTTTCGAACTTATTCTTCGCTTACGTGGAAACTTTATGTGGCCCGCAATGTGGGGAAAAGCATTTTACGATGATGATCCGGCAAATGGTCCGTTAGCTGACAAACTGGGTATTGTTATGAGTACTTCGCACCACGAGCCCTTGGGAAGAGCCCAGGCCGAGTGGCACAAATACGGTTCGGGCCCTTGGGACTATACAAAAAATAAAGATGTACTATCCGATTTCTGGCAAAAAGGAATGGAGCGAAATAAAGATTGGGAAACAATAGTAACCGTTGGTATGCGAGGCGATGGTGATGAAGCTATGAGTGAAGGGACAAACATAGCTTTGTTGGAAAATATCGTAAAAGATCAGCGTAAAATCATCAGCGATGTAACGGGTAAAAAACCGGAGGAAACTCCACAGGTTTGGGCTTTGTACAAAGAGGTGCAGGATTATTACGACAATGGTATGCGTGTGCCCGACGATGTTACACTTCTTTTGTGCGACGATAACTGGGGTGATGTGCGCAAATTGCCCGATGTAAACGCCCCAAAACACGAAGGAGGTTTCGGAATGTACTATCATTTCGATTATGTAGGTGGTCCCCGTAATTATAAGTGGATAAATGTTACTCAAATCCAGCGGGTTTGGGAGCAAATGAACCTTACCTATAGCCACGGAGTGGATCGCATTTGGGTGGTAAATGTTGGCGATCTGAAACCGATGGAATATCCCATTAGTTTTTTCCTTGATATGGCCTGGGATCCCACACAATTTAATCCGAATAATTTAAAGGATTATATAAAAAACTGGAGTGCCGAGCAGTTTGGTGAAAACTATGCCGACGAAGCAGCCAGGATTCTCAATCAATACACAAAGTTCAACCACCGCGTTACCCCCGAGTTACTGAATGCAAGAACCTACAGTCTTGAAAATTATAATGAATTTGAACACGTTCGTAACGAGTATCGCGACTTGGCATTTGATGCACTTCGACTTTACAACCTGATTCCGAATGCGTACAAAGATGCTTTCGATCAATTGGTATTGTTTCCAACAAATGCAACAGCCAATTTGTACGAAATGTATTATGCGGTAGCCAAAAACAAGCAGTTGATTGCTAACAACGATATCGAAGCCAATTATTGGGCCGATGTTGTAGAAACCTGTTTTAAGCGTGATTCAGCGCTAACCGTTCATTACAATCAGCAAATTGCCGGAGGAAAATGGAACCATATGATGGATCAGATTCGTATCGGATACACCTATTGGCAGGAACCCCGACAAGCAAAAATGCCAGCTGTTGAACGCGTGGAAATCCCTGAAGTGTTGAATGAAAAAATGGCATTTATAGAGGCAGATGGTTATGTCTCTATCGAAGCAGAAAACTATCAGACAGCGAAGGGAACCGAATCAATTAGTTGGGAAGTTATTCCTGATCTGGGGAAAACGGCTTCAGCAGTAACCACCTTTCCGCAGAATGCTTATCCTGCAGATGACGAGGAAGTATATCTGGAATACGCTGTTGATTTTACATCAACCGGAGATTTTGAGGTTCAAGTATTGGTATCTCCAACGCTAAATTTTAATGCCAATAAAGGATTACGTTACGCTGTTTCGTTCGATGGTGGACCGGAGCAGGTGGTAAATATTAATGGAAAGTACCGTGGCGAATTGGGACCATGGCAAGCTAATCGTATCATTAAAAAAATTACAAATCATAAAATAAATAAAGAAGGCATACACCATTTGCGTATTAGGGTGCTGGAACCTGGAATTGTTTTTCAGAAAATAATGATAAACACCGGAGGCTTGAAACCGAGCTATTTGGGAGCACCTGAAAGTAAACAAGTAAAACTTTAA